A genomic region of Desulfosarcina ovata subsp. ovata contains the following coding sequences:
- a CDS encoding electron transfer flavoprotein subunit alpha/FixB family protein: protein MAKVLVIADIKNGALGSSTTELLSKAKAIGAETAVVAIGSGIDGLIPNLAGAGSDTQYVADDDSLAMFSAGPFAACVVDAANQFGADMVWFGFSESGKAAAPRVAAQLDVACATDITDVILDGDQIAIVRPAIANKVMQRVKINTAKMVAVIRAGAFEATEGITGSENVVKLTAPEADLKAVIKEILTDASGDIDLADADIVVSVGRGAKNQEGVDMVKGLADDLKAGFGSSRAMVDGGFMPHNKQVGQTGKIVAPTLYMAFGISGAIQHIAGMSGAKVILAVNKDPEAPIFNLADYGIVGDLFEVVPILREEIKKVRA from the coding sequence ATGGCTAAAGTACTTGTCATTGCAGACATTAAAAATGGAGCCCTGGGCAGCAGCACCACCGAACTTCTATCCAAAGCCAAAGCCATCGGCGCCGAAACCGCCGTGGTCGCCATCGGCAGTGGTATCGACGGCTTGATCCCCAATCTGGCAGGTGCCGGTTCCGACACCCAGTACGTTGCCGACGATGACAGCCTGGCGATGTTCTCTGCCGGCCCGTTCGCCGCGTGCGTGGTCGACGCGGCCAACCAGTTCGGTGCCGACATGGTCTGGTTCGGATTTTCCGAAAGCGGCAAAGCCGCGGCACCTCGGGTAGCTGCGCAATTGGACGTTGCCTGTGCAACGGATATCACCGACGTAATCCTTGATGGCGATCAGATCGCAATCGTTCGCCCGGCCATCGCCAACAAGGTCATGCAGCGAGTAAAAATCAATACGGCCAAAATGGTAGCGGTTATCCGTGCCGGGGCGTTCGAAGCCACGGAAGGCATTACCGGCAGTGAAAATGTGGTCAAGCTGACCGCACCGGAAGCAGATCTGAAGGCCGTCATCAAGGAGATCCTGACGGATGCCAGTGGCGACATCGATCTGGCCGATGCCGACATCGTCGTATCCGTGGGTCGCGGCGCCAAAAACCAGGAGGGGGTAGACATGGTCAAGGGGCTTGCCGATGACCTGAAAGCCGGTTTCGGTTCATCCCGGGCAATGGTCGACGGCGGCTTCATGCCCCACAACAAACAGGTCGGCCAAACCGGCAAAATCGTGGCACCGACCCTTTATATGGCATTCGGTATCTCCGGCGCCATTCAGCACATTGCCGGCATGAGCGGCGCCAAAGTGATTCTGGCCGTCAACAAAGACCCCGAAGCGCCGATCTTCAACCTGGCCGATTACGGTATCGTCGGCGACCTTTTCGAAGTGGTTCCGATCCTTCGCGAAGAGATCAAAAAAGTCAGAGCATAG
- a CDS encoding AMP-binding protein, whose product MDVKDLMLRPWESGFKLPDTFNMASLLLERHLTGNQAERTAIIYKDDIISYGRLGSMANQIGNALGNLGVKHGDRVIILLHDRPEFIALFLGAMKIGAVPVPINMLATTSDLDYFISDSQASVVVMESEFHEKLKSVIAGSAHLKTVVVFGDSVDGAPELSQLMNDASDQLAVYPTAKTDHSYWLYTSGTTGRPKGVIHFHKDLAYAVETWGHHVVRFTPQDRVLCSSKLFFSYGLNNALYLPLYYGASVILNPDRPLPEIVLGLVEKHKPTGFFSVPTAYGQMLNHLEEIDQEPDMGSLRFCISAGEALPGSLFQRWKKKFGIDILDGLGSSEAGFIYISNRPGKVKENASGLALPGYSIEVRDEMGAVLPTGELGELYVTSETLFAEYWNTTAKH is encoded by the coding sequence ATGGATGTCAAAGACTTGATGTTGCGCCCTTGGGAAAGCGGATTTAAGCTGCCGGATACCTTCAACATGGCCAGTCTGCTTCTGGAACGGCATTTGACAGGAAACCAAGCCGAACGCACGGCGATCATCTACAAAGATGACATCATCTCCTATGGCCGGCTGGGAAGCATGGCCAACCAGATTGGCAATGCGCTGGGGAACCTGGGGGTCAAGCATGGCGACCGGGTGATTATTCTGCTTCACGATCGCCCCGAGTTTATCGCCCTTTTCCTGGGGGCCATGAAAATCGGTGCCGTCCCGGTTCCCATCAACATGCTGGCGACGACAAGCGATCTGGATTACTTCATCAGCGACAGTCAGGCATCCGTCGTTGTTATGGAGAGTGAATTCCATGAAAAGCTGAAATCCGTTATCGCCGGCTCAGCGCATCTCAAAACGGTTGTTGTGTTTGGGGATTCGGTTGATGGTGCGCCCGAATTGTCTCAGCTGATGAACGATGCGTCCGATCAGCTGGCGGTCTACCCCACCGCCAAGACCGACCACTCTTACTGGCTTTACACATCGGGCACGACCGGTCGTCCCAAAGGCGTGATCCATTTTCATAAGGACCTGGCCTATGCGGTCGAAACCTGGGGCCATCATGTGGTCCGGTTTACCCCCCAGGACCGCGTGTTATGCTCCTCAAAACTCTTTTTCTCCTATGGCCTCAACAACGCTCTCTACCTGCCCCTTTACTACGGCGCCTCGGTCATTCTCAATCCGGATCGCCCGCTTCCGGAAATCGTTCTTGGTCTGGTTGAAAAGCATAAACCCACGGGTTTCTTCTCTGTTCCCACGGCCTACGGCCAGATGCTTAACCATCTTGAGGAAATCGATCAGGAGCCCGACATGGGCAGCCTGCGGTTTTGTATCTCGGCCGGCGAAGCCCTGCCCGGCTCGCTTTTCCAGCGCTGGAAGAAAAAGTTCGGAATCGATATTCTCGATGGTCTGGGATCTTCAGAGGCCGGTTTCATCTATATCTCCAATCGCCCTGGAAAGGTTAAAGAGAATGCCAGCGGATTGGCTCTGCCCGGTTATAGCATTGAGGTTCGGGATGAAATGGGAGCCGTCTTGCCGACCGGTGAACTGGGAGAATTGTATGTAACCAGTGAAACCCTTTTCGCCGAATACTGGAACACTACAGCGAAACATTGA
- a CDS encoding lipase family protein → MAADHSWQALLNPGASDDFFGIEQPSGVNVDANGFSPVNAWWMSELSRLIYRRDQTEGVTSKFSRNDFLARAGLIERHFFNHVHIQAALIETVSGAPSDFAALVFRGTAGRLSNWRFNVDILLCPWPSGGMVHRGFSHLINAVWDAIAAPLGNLTKPLFYTGHSLGGALATLAASLHAPRAVYTFGAPRIGDAAFARHLSKVPVFNVVNPRDIVTQLPPTGRRARFVHAGTIVKNADRFTPYRPLGQAPAFLADHAPLNYTAQLPMAFKN, encoded by the coding sequence ATGGCAGCGGATCACTCATGGCAGGCGTTATTGAATCCGGGGGCGTCGGACGATTTTTTCGGTATCGAGCAGCCCTCCGGTGTGAACGTCGACGCCAACGGATTCAGCCCGGTCAACGCCTGGTGGATGTCCGAGCTTTCCAGACTGATCTACCGCCGCGATCAAACCGAAGGTGTGACCAGCAAATTCTCGCGCAACGACTTCCTGGCCCGGGCCGGATTGATCGAACGCCATTTTTTCAATCATGTGCACATTCAGGCGGCGCTAATCGAGACCGTCAGCGGTGCGCCATCGGATTTTGCCGCCCTGGTATTCCGCGGCACCGCCGGCCGGCTGAGCAACTGGCGCTTCAACGTCGACATCCTTCTCTGTCCATGGCCGTCCGGCGGGATGGTTCACCGGGGATTCAGCCATTTGATCAATGCGGTCTGGGACGCTATCGCCGCTCCCCTTGGAAACCTCACCAAACCACTGTTTTATACCGGCCACAGCCTGGGAGGGGCATTGGCGACCCTGGCGGCTTCACTTCACGCGCCGCGTGCCGTTTACACCTTCGGCGCCCCACGCATCGGTGACGCCGCTTTCGCCCGCCACCTATCCAAAGTTCCCGTCTTCAATGTGGTCAACCCCCGGGATATCGTCACCCAACTTCCTCCGACCGGCCGACGGGCACGTTTTGTCCATGCTGGGACCATCGTGAAAAACGCTGATCGGTTCACCCCGTATCGCCCCCTTGGCCAGGCGCCTGCTTTTCTTGCCGACCATGCACCGCTGAACTATACGGCGCAACTGCCAATGGCCTTTAAGAACTGA
- a CDS encoding TatD family hydrolase, giving the protein MTIPATILDSHVHLDLITRHHPQRIAWLKANRCAVVSWAYFENVQSVDHFADCLAAKAACIHTHAAAGLACYYLSGVHPRSIPPDLKPEQIDALLEKSLADPLCLGIGEIGLETGDAREKEILIAQLEIGRRMTAHGKVIGVHTPRANKAAITAITLAMLADFGDLCQRLVVDHCTADTIKSVLDAGFWSGVTLSPVKTAWTEMKQILANESARIGRIMGNTDSGSTFFEDVVQARNNEEISESLREKLFFSNALRFYSL; this is encoded by the coding sequence ATGACCATACCGGCAACCATCCTCGACAGCCACGTCCACCTTGATCTGATCACCCGGCATCATCCCCAGCGGATTGCGTGGCTCAAAGCCAACCGCTGCGCGGTGGTGTCCTGGGCCTATTTTGAAAACGTTCAGTCAGTCGACCATTTTGCCGACTGCCTGGCGGCTAAGGCCGCCTGCATCCATACCCACGCGGCTGCCGGCCTGGCGTGTTACTACCTGTCCGGTGTGCATCCGCGTTCGATTCCACCGGATCTCAAACCGGAACAGATCGACGCCCTGCTGGAGAAGTCGCTTGCCGATCCGCTTTGCCTGGGGATCGGTGAGATCGGCCTTGAGACCGGCGATGCCAGGGAGAAGGAGATCCTCATTGCCCAGCTTGAAATCGGTCGCCGCATGACGGCCCATGGCAAGGTGATCGGTGTGCACACGCCCCGTGCCAACAAAGCAGCGATCACCGCGATCACGCTGGCCATGCTTGCGGACTTTGGCGACCTTTGCCAGCGGTTGGTCGTCGATCACTGCACCGCAGATACGATAAAGTCGGTTCTGGATGCCGGCTTCTGGTCCGGTGTCACGCTCAGCCCGGTTAAAACCGCATGGACAGAGATGAAGCAGATCCTGGCCAATGAATCGGCGCGCATCGGGCGGATCATGGGCAACACCGACTCGGGCAGTACGTTTTTCGAGGATGTGGTGCAGGCACGCAATAATGAGGAAATCTCCGAATCCTTGCGAGAAAAACTGTTTTTTAGCAACGCGCTGCGTTTCTATTCTCTCTGA
- a CDS encoding alpha/beta hydrolase gives MHADSTIRIPQRLAQLDGYLANTESRCAGIRKSCEKKIVWYGGRVEKRPLAIVYLHGFSASRMETWPLCDRLAASIGANLFYTRLAGHGQDGTALGAARVEEWLADGLEAMAIGDRIGERIILVGASTGGTLATWLAAQPSVAPLLQRLILLSPNFMPKNPMAAAALWPPSFRLVEAFFGSWRCFSAVNRLQARYWTTRYPLCAVASMMQMVKKSWRADLRVATMPVLMLINPWDRIINVSLALARFMGFPSPRKRLIFFRANRDPGRHVLAGSILSPETTATVLGIIRKNLNEALK, from the coding sequence ATGCATGCCGATTCAACAATCAGGATACCGCAACGGCTGGCGCAATTGGACGGCTACCTGGCGAATACCGAATCGCGATGCGCTGGGATCCGGAAAAGCTGCGAGAAAAAGATCGTCTGGTATGGCGGGCGGGTGGAGAAACGGCCCCTGGCCATCGTTTACCTTCACGGTTTTTCGGCCAGTCGCATGGAAACCTGGCCCTTGTGCGACCGGTTGGCGGCATCGATCGGTGCCAATCTCTTTTACACACGACTGGCCGGACATGGGCAGGACGGCACTGCGCTGGGTGCCGCCCGGGTTGAAGAATGGCTGGCCGACGGGCTGGAGGCCATGGCCATCGGAGACCGAATCGGCGAACGGATCATCCTCGTGGGCGCCTCCACCGGCGGCACCCTGGCCACCTGGCTGGCGGCACAGCCGTCGGTAGCGCCCCTGCTGCAACGGCTGATCCTGCTGTCGCCCAACTTCATGCCCAAGAATCCCATGGCTGCTGCAGCCCTCTGGCCACCGTCATTCCGGTTGGTCGAAGCATTTTTCGGCAGCTGGCGCTGTTTCAGCGCCGTCAATCGATTGCAAGCCCGCTACTGGACCACGCGCTATCCGCTATGTGCCGTCGCCAGCATGATGCAAATGGTTAAAAAATCCTGGCGGGCCGACCTTCGTGTCGCCACCATGCCGGTGCTGATGCTGATCAACCCCTGGGACCGGATAATCAATGTCAGCCTAGCCCTGGCCCGCTTTATGGGATTTCCCTCTCCCCGTAAGCGATTAATTTTTTTCAGGGCCAATCGCGATCCGGGGCGACATGTACTGGCAGGTTCGATTCTCTCACCGGAAACCACCGCCACGGTGTTGGGAATCATCCGGAAAAATCTTAACGAAGCACTGAAATGA
- a CDS encoding IS701 family transposase, with translation MLPINRAINRSYGVAHCSFVGLKAVLSAAVESRFTVNNTIAAMQIAQKQNDILPPVPPTFNTDAIAGTIKDFGPAKVVPVSGSDWEPLWDRWVRQHHYLGYRRLLGHRLKYLAFLKDRPVAGLSWSAPALKLSARDRFIGWSPEQRKQHLHQLAANSRFLILPWVQLHNLASHVLALNIARLPADWLRHFSHRLLLLETFVDNRYFAGTCYKAANWQHIGPTQGSTKQGKGYRYHGNPKEVYLYVLDPNFRQIIDCRQQPALSCDRPSTQTKVEALVMLLEHCRWHPQLTADLNLDPFDLETIAKELVDFHQCFHDAYGRSEHHRLGLAYFSGLMSNAEAKSVEPIALEFLDQKSVRSLQMFMKNGRWDHDTMLRVHQEMLAPLIAAPDGMITVDPSDFPKKGKESVGVARQYCGPLGKTENCQSGVFIGYSSDKGYGLLNCQLYMPESWFSPEQEKRRRFNMVPEDLVFETKQQIALRLINEIVAAKYYPAKWVGADAAFGSDIEFLNALPKDLLYFAAIKSNTQVFTKKPKVGIPPYKGHGRHPTKEKVLPGQPKPRTVSEIAKSGRLSWKTVVVAEGAKGPIIAKVARIRVYMSRDGLPAGDQQWLFFRQNDDGKIRYAISNAPKKISRSEMVKASTMRWPIEQCFQEGKSQVGMDCYEHRSWTAWHRHMTFVFLALHFMLRMRLRFKKNSVVDGSLGSQNTICSTSSQVAEFRGDV, from the coding sequence ATGCTTCCAATTAACAGGGCGATCAATCGAAGCTACGGCGTTGCACATTGTTCGTTCGTCGGCTTGAAAGCGGTTCTTTCCGCTGCCGTGGAGTCGCGTTTTACCGTTAACAACACCATTGCCGCTATGCAAATAGCTCAAAAACAAAATGATATTTTGCCGCCGGTTCCGCCTACGTTCAACACCGATGCAATAGCCGGAACCATAAAGGATTTTGGCCCGGCCAAAGTTGTACCCGTCAGTGGTTCGGACTGGGAACCATTGTGGGATCGATGGGTCCGTCAGCACCACTATTTAGGATATCGGCGGCTTCTGGGACATCGGCTCAAGTACTTGGCTTTTTTAAAAGACCGTCCTGTCGCTGGTTTGTCGTGGAGCGCGCCGGCATTGAAACTGTCCGCAAGAGATCGTTTTATCGGTTGGTCTCCGGAGCAACGAAAACAGCATCTGCACCAACTGGCAGCCAACAGCCGTTTTTTGATCCTGCCCTGGGTTCAGTTACATAATCTGGCATCGCATGTTTTGGCCCTCAATATCGCGCGGTTGCCTGCGGATTGGCTACGCCATTTCAGTCATCGACTCCTGCTTCTGGAAACGTTTGTCGACAACCGCTACTTTGCAGGCACCTGCTATAAAGCCGCCAACTGGCAGCACATTGGGCCTACGCAGGGCAGTACCAAACAAGGCAAAGGATATCGCTATCATGGCAACCCAAAGGAGGTTTACCTTTATGTTTTAGACCCGAACTTCAGACAAATTATCGATTGCCGACAACAGCCCGCCCTTTCGTGTGATCGCCCTTCCACCCAAACCAAAGTGGAGGCGTTGGTCATGCTTTTAGAACATTGTCGATGGCATCCGCAACTTACTGCCGATTTGAATCTCGATCCCTTTGATCTCGAAACGATTGCAAAAGAGCTCGTCGATTTTCATCAATGCTTTCATGATGCTTACGGACGCTCCGAACATCACCGTCTGGGATTAGCCTATTTTTCCGGACTCATGAGCAATGCCGAAGCCAAATCCGTGGAACCGATCGCGCTTGAATTTCTCGATCAAAAATCTGTCCGCTCCCTGCAGATGTTCATGAAGAACGGTCGTTGGGACCATGACACCATGCTGCGAGTTCATCAGGAAATGTTGGCGCCGTTGATCGCCGCCCCCGATGGAATGATTACCGTCGATCCCAGCGATTTTCCCAAAAAAGGCAAAGAATCGGTCGGTGTGGCTCGGCAGTATTGTGGTCCGTTGGGAAAAACAGAGAACTGCCAATCCGGTGTCTTTATTGGCTACTCAAGCGATAAGGGATATGGCCTGCTCAATTGCCAGTTGTATATGCCGGAAAGCTGGTTTTCTCCCGAGCAGGAAAAGCGACGCCGGTTCAACATGGTCCCCGAAGATCTCGTTTTTGAAACCAAGCAGCAGATTGCCTTAAGACTAATCAATGAGATTGTCGCAGCGAAATACTACCCTGCAAAGTGGGTCGGCGCCGATGCCGCCTTTGGCAGTGACATAGAATTTTTAAACGCCTTGCCCAAGGATCTGCTTTACTTTGCCGCAATCAAGTCCAATACCCAGGTTTTCACAAAAAAGCCAAAAGTGGGCATCCCGCCATATAAAGGGCATGGCCGTCATCCCACCAAAGAGAAAGTATTACCAGGTCAACCCAAGCCGAGAACCGTATCCGAAATCGCTAAGTCCGGTCGCCTGTCCTGGAAGACGGTCGTTGTTGCCGAGGGTGCCAAGGGACCCATCATCGCCAAGGTGGCTCGCATTCGCGTTTATATGTCTCGCGACGGATTGCCGGCAGGTGATCAACAATGGCTTTTCTTTCGACAAAACGACGATGGTAAAATCAGATACGCCATTTCCAATGCTCCCAAAAAAATTTCTCGTTCCGAAATGGTGAAAGCTTCTACTATGCGCTGGCCAATTGAACAGTGCTTTCAGGAAGGCAAAAGTCAGGTTGGCATGGATTGCTACGAACACCGTTCCTGGACCGCCTGGCATCGGCACATGACCTTCGTATTCTTGGCCTTGCACTTTATGCTGCGGATGAGATTGCGCTTTAAAAAAAACTCCGTTGTTGACGGTTCCCTTGGTTCGCAAAATACTATCTGTAGTACTTCCTCTCAGGTCGCTGAGTTCCGAGGGGATGTATGA
- a CDS encoding electron transfer flavoprotein subunit beta/FixA family protein — MKILTTLKKVVDVELTINVKDGAIVEDGLQYVMNAWDENAIESAVQLKESSKAETTLVSIGGGDNSEIIRKAYAMGIEQGIHVDDPALAKADSFAFAKVLQKVFEKGPYDLVITGKQAQDTDSGQTGILLAEALGVPCVSNVIAIETLDDQNIKVSRLGDAGTEILEVALPAVVTVSDSINEPRLPQLRGIMMAKKKKIESMDLAGLGLTSDDVASPKSEVVEFMATEARQAGKKFEGDAASITAEVVGLLASEANVF, encoded by the coding sequence TTGAAAATTCTCACCACTTTAAAAAAGGTAGTTGATGTGGAATTGACCATCAACGTCAAAGATGGAGCCATCGTTGAAGACGGGCTGCAGTACGTGATGAATGCCTGGGACGAGAATGCCATCGAATCCGCTGTGCAGCTCAAGGAAAGCAGCAAGGCGGAAACGACGCTGGTCAGCATCGGCGGTGGCGATAACAGCGAAATCATCCGCAAGGCATACGCCATGGGCATTGAGCAGGGCATTCATGTCGACGATCCCGCTCTGGCCAAGGCCGATTCGTTCGCTTTTGCCAAAGTACTGCAGAAGGTCTTCGAAAAAGGCCCCTATGATCTGGTGATTACCGGCAAACAGGCTCAGGACACGGACAGCGGCCAGACGGGTATCCTCCTTGCCGAAGCGCTGGGCGTGCCGTGTGTGAGCAACGTGATTGCCATTGAAACGTTGGACGACCAGAATATAAAGGTGTCCCGCCTGGGTGACGCCGGTACTGAAATTCTCGAAGTGGCCCTGCCCGCCGTGGTCACCGTAAGTGACAGCATCAATGAACCGCGCCTGCCGCAGCTGCGTGGAATCATGATGGCCAAGAAAAAGAAAATTGAATCCATGGATCTGGCCGGCCTGGGGCTCACAAGCGACGATGTCGCCAGCCCGAAATCGGAAGTCGTCGAATTTATGGCCACCGAAGCACGCCAGGCCGGAAAGAAATTTGAAGGCGATGCCGCCAGTATCACCGCCGAAGTGGTCGGCCTCCTGGCCAGTGAAGCCAATGTGTTTTAG
- a CDS encoding AMP-binding enzyme has translation MSTAILRCSGNKPDKTAETLVDGWMRTGDMGHIDEDGYFFYSARANDSMKVSGIWVSPLEVENALLSHPAVAECAVVAMQDAMDLIKPKAFIALRNGQEAGDDLADALKRHVKEKLAPYKYPRIIEFVDDLPKTSTGKIQRFKLREQTPAS, from the coding sequence TTGTCTACAGCTATCTTGCGCTGTAGTGGGAACAAACCGGACAAAACAGCCGAGACCCTGGTCGATGGCTGGATGCGTACCGGTGATATGGGACATATTGATGAGGACGGATATTTTTTCTACTCCGCCCGAGCCAATGACTCCATGAAGGTCAGCGGTATCTGGGTCTCTCCGCTGGAAGTAGAAAACGCCCTGCTCAGCCATCCGGCGGTGGCCGAATGTGCGGTCGTGGCCATGCAAGATGCCATGGACCTGATCAAACCCAAAGCATTTATCGCCTTAAGAAATGGCCAGGAAGCCGGCGATGACCTTGCCGACGCGCTGAAACGCCATGTCAAGGAAAAACTGGCACCCTACAAATATCCCCGCATCATTGAATTCGTGGATGATCTTCCCAAAACCTCGACCGGAAAGATCCAACGCTTCAAGCTTCGCGAGCAGACGCCGGCATCCTGA
- the mtgA gene encoding monofunctional biosynthetic peptidoglycan transglycosylase: MAKKKTKQRSFWGRIRQRLMLVVGGVFILTVLVTLLFRWVPVPTSAFMLRQRLSGRAVDYRWVPMDRISPNAALAVIASEDQNFFAHWGIDLKAVTNAIEENRTRKHPRGASTISQQVAKNLFLWPRASYVRKGIEVYFTLLMELLWPKERILTVYLNIAEMGRGVFGVEAASQRFYGLPATRLNRRRAATLAAVLPSPRRMSAARPSDYVVRRTWQIMVQMDRLGGTRFLERHGV; the protein is encoded by the coding sequence ATGGCAAAGAAAAAAACCAAACAACGATCCTTCTGGGGGCGCATTCGGCAACGGCTGATGCTTGTGGTCGGCGGCGTTTTTATCCTGACCGTGCTGGTAACCCTGCTTTTTCGGTGGGTCCCCGTGCCAACCAGTGCCTTCATGCTACGCCAGCGCCTGTCCGGCAGGGCCGTCGATTATCGCTGGGTTCCCATGGACCGGATCTCGCCCAACGCCGCCCTGGCGGTCATCGCCTCGGAGGACCAGAACTTTTTTGCCCACTGGGGAATCGATTTAAAGGCGGTTACGAACGCCATTGAGGAGAACCGGACGCGCAAGCACCCCCGGGGGGCCAGCACCATCAGCCAGCAGGTGGCCAAAAATCTTTTTCTGTGGCCGCGAGCCAGCTATGTGAGAAAAGGGATCGAGGTTTACTTTACTTTGCTGATGGAACTGCTCTGGCCAAAGGAGCGGATTCTGACGGTTTATCTGAACATTGCCGAGATGGGCCGCGGCGTGTTTGGCGTCGAGGCGGCCAGCCAGCGTTTCTATGGTCTCCCGGCCACCCGGCTGAACCGGCGCCGGGCCGCCACGCTGGCCGCGGTCCTGCCCTCACCCCGCCGCATGTCCGCCGCCCGGCCATCGGACTATGTGGTCCGGCGTACTTGGCAGATCATGGTCCAGATGGATCGGCTTGGCGGCACACGATTTCTCGAGCGGCATGGCGTTTGA